Proteins encoded by one window of Arachis hypogaea cultivar Tifrunner chromosome 1, arahy.Tifrunner.gnm2.J5K5, whole genome shotgun sequence:
- the LOC112789595 gene encoding uncharacterized protein — MLSQLWPPHIHTASFLLPELPRPHHFLLLSSNACRRTPTFHFRLESRRRPRPRRGSSICCCCGSASEWELKEAGIAVSTFLQGLGVSEEESLSIASKSPSYSNMLVESVRDLDQHSMWNSDSASLGFREKLLHIASLKGDNGKLPYFESLGFTLSSSIALARYLSSQNLPSLMHKVASIKDLFFSHQADHLLINNIRRMMLHLSIPIDDDLQHTLSFFEKLEARRGGLNVFLSDKDTAFRHLIDSFPRLLSLSLDNHIVPIIDFLHNIGVPRVHITTIILSFPPILFWNIQLLKARLLALKQIHLVDKDYIKLLSRYPWVLSTSIQENYEEVHGFFLSEKVRKICIDSAIRGQPYLLGCSTGKLKSMLDQLADLGVKGNKLDRVIARSPQLLLRKPRDFLQVVLFFENMGLDREIVGRILSRCPEIFAASINKTLKRKIEFLSGVGVSEAYLPGVIRKYPELLVTDTDKTILHRLMYLMKLGLSEKEIGFMVRTFSPLFGYSIEEVLRPKIEFLVKSMKRPVREVVDYPRYFSYSLEKKIKPRYFVLKGRHIECSLKDMLGKNDEEFAAEFMGVGLGGMLDPPLSSENVL; from the exons ATGTTGTCTCAGTTGTGGCCTCCCCATATTCACACAGCCTCCTTTCTCTTGCCTGAGCTTCCCCGGCCTCATCATTTTCTTCTGCTGTCGAGCAATGCATGTAGACGTACTCCTACTTTTCACTTTCGATTAGAAAGTAGAAGACGACCAAGGCCAAGACGAGGCAGCAGcatttgttgttgttgtggttctGCCTCTGAGTGGGAACTTAAGGAAGCAGGTATAGCCGTGTCAACTTTCCTTCAAGGATTAGGGGTGTCAGAGGAGGAGTCCTTATCCATCGCATCCAAGTCACCCTCTTACTCCAACATGTTGGTGGAGAGTGTCAGGGATTTGGACCAACACTCCATGTGGAATTCCGATTCGGCCTCCTTGGGCTTCAGGGAAAAGCTTCTTCACATTGCGTCCCTCAAAGGTGACAATGGAAAACTCCCTTACTTTGAGAGTCTCGGCTTCACTCTTTCTTCATCTATCGCCCTTGCTAGGTATCTCTCCTCTCAGAACCTCCCATCCCTCATGCACAAGGTTGCATCCATCAAGGATCTCTTCTTTTCTCATCAAGCTGATCACCTCCTCATCAACAACATTCGTCGCATGATGCTCCACCTGTCCATTCCAATCGACGATGATCTACAGCATACTCTCTCCTTCTTTGAGAAGCTTGAAGCCAGGCGTGGAGGCTTAAATGTCTTTCTTTCTGACAAAGACACTGCCTTCCGCCATTTGATTGATTCCTTTCCTCGTTTACTTTCACTCTCACTGGATAACCACATCGTTCCTATTATCGATTTTCTCCACAATATTGGAGTTCCCAGAGTTCACATCACAACCATAATACTCTCTTTTCCGCCTATTCTGTTCTGGAATATTCAACTCCTTAAAGCTAGACTCCTCGCCTTGAAACAG ATTCATCTGGTGGATAAAGATTATATCAAGTTGTTGAGCAGATATCCTTGGGTTCTATCTACAAGCATTCAAGAGAACTATGAGGAGGTTCATGGATTTTTTCTTTCTGAGAAG GTTAGAAAGATATGTATTGACTCTGCAATCAGAGGCCAACCATACCTATTGGGTTGTTCAACTGGCAAGCTGAAGTCGATGCTGGATCAGTTGGCTGATCTTGGAGTTAAGGGAAATAAGTTAGATAGGGTTATTGCTAGAAGCCCGCAGCTACTATTGCGGAAGCCCAGAGATTTTCTACAg GTTGTTCTGTTCTTTGAAAATATGGGCTTGGATAGAGAAATTGTTGGGAGAATTCTTTCTCGCTGCCCAGAAATTTTCGCTGCCAGCATCAATAAAACTCTTAAGAGGAAGATTGAATTCCTTTCTGGGGTTGGCGTTTCGGAAGCATATCTTCCTGGGGTAATCAGAAAGTATCCGGAATTACTTGTAACGGACACTGATAAAACCATACTACATCG GCTGATGTACCTGATGAAGTTAGGACTTTCGGAGAAAGAGATTGGGTTTATGGTGCGCACGTTTTCTCCGCTCTTCGGGTACAGTATAGAGGAGGTTCTGAGGCCAAAAATAGAATTCTTAGTGAAGTCGATGAAGAGGCCGGTACGAGAAGTTGTTGATTACCCTCGGTATTTTAGCTATTCATTAGAAAAGAAGATAAAGCCAAGATACTTTGTACTCAAGGGAAGGCATATTGAATGTAGCTTAAAGGATATGCTGGGAAAAAATGATGAGGAATTTGCTGCAGAATTTATGGGTGTGGGTCTTGGAGGGATGCTTGACCCTCCTCTCTCTTCTGAGAATGTGTTGTAA